One window from the genome of Acidobacteriota bacterium encodes:
- a CDS encoding acyl carrier protein, translating into MASVEERIRQIVDENLEVDGRPLGRPLDLNTNLIEAGVSSMDAVAFMQVVSKEFNITIPPEECAKIRSVGMLVEYLDTHAG; encoded by the coding sequence ATGGCCTCAGTCGAGGAACGTATCAGACAAATCGTCGACGAGAATCTCGAAGTGGACGGACGCCCGTTGGGCCGACCTTTGGATCTCAACACCAACCTCATCGAGGCCGGTGTTTCCTCAATGGATGCCGTTGCGTTCATGCAGGTCGTCTCCAAGGAGTTCAACATCACGATTCCTCCGGAAGAGTGTGCGAAGATTCGTTCCGTGGGGATGTTAGTCGAGTACCTCGATACGCACGCTGGTTGA